DNA from Campylobacter concisus:
TCTTTTTTGATAATCTTTTAAAAATTTGAAAAGATATGCCAATAAACAAATATTTTATTTTATATATACCATTATTTTTATTCCATATATATTTTAATACATTTAGCATTTCATGATCTCCCAATAAACCTTTTGACATAGTATTTAAATAAAATCCAATATTTAATTAGATCCAAAACTAATGCACTGGCTACTTTATTATCTCTTTTTATCTTATCATACTCTTTAAATATCTCCAGAGTTCTTCCATTCCCAATGCCGTCATCTCGCCATCTGGCAGAAACGATATCTTTAGTTATAACGCTTGGAAAATTTCGATAACTTCGAAGCAAATGCTCATAGTCCATACAAAATTTATTATTTAGATCAAAAAGTCCATATTTTTCAAAATAGCTCCTTGGTACAAACAATCCCTGATGCGGCAAGGACATCCTAAATAGCAGTGATCTTTTATCAAAATTCTTTACAAATTTAGACCTATAAATTTCATTTCCATCTTCGTCCACTCTTTGTATCCTTGTGCTTATTATAGATAATTCTCCAGCCTTTATATCTTTAAAAATCTCTTCTAAAGTTTCACTAGATAAAAACCCATCGCCATCACCTTGAAAATTTATATAATCACCTTTTGCAGCCATTACACCCTTATTAAAAGCATCGCTTATGCCCTTATCTTTTTCGCTAATCCAATATGATATTTTGTCTTCATATTTTTTTATAATTTCTAAAGTACCATCAGTACTTCCACCATCTATTATGATGTATTCAAAATTTTTATAAGTCTGATTTATGATACTTTTAATAGTTTGCTCTAAATATTTCTCACCATTAAAAACGACTGTTATGATAGAAATCATAGGCTTATTATTAGATGCTTCTAAATAATTCATGTTAAAATTATCTTTTCTATTATTATTTTTTCTCATTCATTTTCAAAACTTCTTTGCATACTGATACATAAATATTTGCAAACTTTTTTGTCCTTGCTTCTAATGGCTCTACATTACTCTCATTTTCTATCTTATAAAATTTTAGTACTTCTTTTAAAGACTCAATACTATCTCTTTTAAAAAAAGCTGCGTTTGGATATTGTTCTTTATGCACATCCAAATCAGACAAGATCATATTTTTTCCTACACTTTTACACTCTTCGACGGTAGAACTCCAACCCTCAAACAAAGATGGATTTATTACTGCTTTTGAGAATTTAATCAATGCAAAAACATCTTCATAATCCACGAGTCCCAAAAGTTTTATATTGTCTTCAAGATTATTTGATTTTATAAATTCCCTTGTATCATCAATATATGTTTTATTTCTATAATCACCTAGATACCCAGTACAAACAATATTAATCTCAATGCCATCTTTTTTTAATTCACTAATGGCTTCAAATATCATCATGTGATTCTTATGCTTCCAAAATTGATTTGGTATATAAAAAAAATCATCTTTTATTTCATACTTTTGCAATAACAAACTTTTATCATGTTCACCTAGTTCAAAATATCTACTATTTGGTTGCGAAACAAATTGCAAAACTCTTGCCTTGTCTTCATAATTAGGTGCAAATTTTTTCATATCTTTTAATGCATCAAAACTACTAAGAACAATTAGATCACTATCTCTTATTAACTTTAAAAAATCATTATTCCTATTTCGTATCTCTTTTTCAGAAAACATTTGAGGTAAATGAATATGTTGAAAATCAGGTATCCAATTTATAGTTTTTACATTTTTTAAATTTGTTATAGCTGCGTGAGAAAGTATTTGTATATTATGTTTTTTAAGGATATTTTCGAGCAAAATATTCGTTTTAAATATTTTTTTTTCTATTTTACTAAGAAACCATTTTATACTTTTTCTGTCAAATACGCTATCTTCTATTACAGTTGCATATTCTTGAAACATTCTTTTTGTTTCTATATCTATTTTTTTACCAACAAAAACAAATACTTCAAGCTCTTTTTTTTCTACAGAATTTATAGCAAAAAGCAAGTTTTTAAAATAGTTTAATCCACCCATCCATTCTTTTGACACACTACCTATAAATCCAACTTTAATCATCTAGTCCCTTTATCCACTCTACATAGTTTATTATCTCTTGTTTTAAATTTTTATCCGCCTTAAAGCCATTTTTCTCTAATTTGTGTGTATCCGCCCAGTAGTATATTGGGTTACCAACATTTTCTTGATTATTAAATTTTATATTAATATTTGGATTTACTAGATTTCTTATCATTTCTACTACATCTTTTATGGTATGCTTTACACCAGTTCCACCGTTTATGATATAAAATTTCTCATCTTTTTTTAACAACATATCAACTAAACGCAAAACATCACTTATGTGTATAAAATCCCTTGTCTCTTTCCCTGTACCCCAAAAGACAGCTTCGTTACTACTATCTAATATTTTTTGGCAAGCATCCCAAAGTAACTGCTTCTTAAGACCATTTCCGTATACTGAAAAGAGTCTTACTATGGAAATATTTAAATCAAATTTTTCGCTATAACTCTGACACAGGTCCTCAGCTATTTTTTTATGATACCCATAAGGAGAAACTGGTCTTCCAAAATACTCTTCTACGATCGGCTTATCCTCACATTCGCCTTGTACCGCTGGACTTGATGGGTAGATAAGATGGGAATTATTGTTGTACACCCTCATATATTCTAAAACTTCAAGTGTACCATTTACTGTTTTTTTAAAATCTTCGTATGGACATTTAACAGAAAAACCGACAGAGCCACTACCGCCACAATGCACTATAACATCAAAGACTTGTTCGAATTCCAAAATTGACTTTATCGACACATCATCCTTTTTCCAATAGTCAAGCCCGATCTCTTTTGACTCTTCTATAGACAGTCCGCCGTGTCCTATACCATATGTCTGATATCCTAGAGCTTTAAAATGATTTGCTATGCTTGAACCTAAAAAACCCTTGGCTCCAGTAATTAATATTTTTTTCATACCATTTTCATCTTTTCAATCATCATATTCATATCGCTATCTGTTTTTGGCTTTTTCTTAAAAAAATTTTCAAGCTTTAACTTTCTAATGATTTTCTCCAATAAAAATATCCTGTTATTTAACTTTTTTTTAGAAAATATATGTAAATTTCTTCCATTGCTTATAAGATTATAACCATACTTTTTAGCTATATACTCTAATGTTTTATTCGAAAATATAGATATATGTTGTCCATGTTCAAGACAATAATACCACCAGTTATTAGTGGATGGTGCAGGTACCGTTACTAGTTCTGTTGATAAAAGTACAAAATCTGTTAAGCTAAATATTTTTTCTATTTCTTCTATCGGATTTTCAAAATGTTCAAAATTTTCAAAAGAAGTGACAGCTTCATACTTTTTATCAGATATACTGCCTTCAAATCCTCTAGCAACTAAATTTATAGCATACTTATCATACCAATAAAAATTAAAGCCATTATCACGCATCATCCGTGTAAAAATGCCATACCCTCCACCATAATCCAAAAAATCACATTTTGTATTTACGCATGATGACATTACAAAAGTAGCTATTTTAGAAAAAATAATATTTCTTGCAATTACTCCAGTATCAGATACACTAATAGCATCACTATATGACTCTTTAAGCCAGTATGGGTTTTCTGTTTGTACAAAACCACACTTTTCACATTGAAAGTAGTTAATATGATATTTATTTAAAATAAAACCGTGATCAAATTTTTTAGCAAGACCATTACATATTTTGCAATTCAAATTAAATCCCCATATCTAGAAGTAGCCGCCATTATAGGCATATTAATATTTGGCTTATTCTTTTGCAATATCTTTAAATATTCCTCTTCGCTTGGCATAAACTTCTCTAAATTTGTATCAAAATTTTCTACTCTGCACCACTGATTTATTTTAAAATCAAATCTTTTTATTACCTTACAAGGATTACCAACGGCGATGCTAAATGGAGGAATGTCTTTTGTAACAACACTGCCGGCACCTATGATAGAGCCATGACCTACACTAACTGCTCCAAGGACTATCACGCCAGCACCGATCCAAACATTCGCCCCTATTTTTAATGTATCGCCATTTGTTGTTCCAGTTGCTATATATGGCTCCATTGGATCCTTGTATATATGATTACTTCCAAGAAATTTACAGTCGTTGCTAGTCATTACATAATCACTAATAATAAGCTTCTTGCTTGAACTTAAAAGATTTCTCCGTCCTAAATAACAATAATTGCCTATTTTAATGTGTTTAAAATTCTTAATTCGCCCATTTACATTTAGCCACGACCACTCTCCTATGAGGGTATTCGAACCGATACCAACACTCTCCCATCCAAATACATTAACCGTTTTATCAATATATGTATTTTTTCCTATATCTTTTTTATGAAATAGTAATTTTACTTTTGAAAATAGTATTAGTAAAATCTGTTTTTGTTTTTGAGATAGATATTTTTTTAGTTTATTTATTATTTTTCTTTTTATACTTATTTTATTTTTTTCTCTTAATATACTAGACACTACATTTCTATTTATTGTTTTTTCAACAATATCTTTTGTAAAACTAGGATAAAAATTTACTAGTTCGTCCTCGTGTTCCGAGAAAGAGCAGTGAGTTCCACTTCCATCAAACCCAATATTTTTCACTAATTTCTTAGCAGGATATAGCGTAAGTCCTTTTTGTTTAAATACGCATAGATACCAATAAATCGCCCATGAATCTATTTTACCATCGATCTGCGTCTTAGCCATACTGACACAATCATAAGAATCATCAAAATTAAAAAGATTTTTTTCCTGTTTTGAGCTGCTGATGATTTGCTCCAAATCCCTTTTATCTCGTTTAAATTTTTGCCATCTATCCGCCCAAGTACCCCAGCTCCAAGAGCTAGTAAGTTTCAAAAAATAGCTACTTTCGATATCTGATATATTATCAGTAAAAGAATACCCAGTAACGCTGTATACTTTGCCCTCATTTTTATAAATTTCTAGTGCTTCGTTTATAAATTTTAAAAAATTCGGACTTGTTATTAAGTCATCCTCAAGAACAATTATTTTGCCATATTCATTTACAATTTTTGTAACGCCGTCTATGATACTATTTGCGAGACCATAGTTTTTTTCTCTTTCAATGATTGTAATATTTTTAAATCCATTTATACTTTTTATATATTCTCTTACCTCTGCTACTTTTTGTTTTGACTCTTCATTTTTAGCCGCATCAGAATATATAAAAAGATCACTTTTATTTGCAAATTTATTTTTTTGCAAGGCCTCTATAGTCTGCTTCGTATGATCCAATCTATTATAGACAAATAGCACTATTGGCGCTAAATTATACGATTTTATATCAATTTGTTGCATTATTGCCGGCTCCAAATTTTTTAATTGCTTTTTCCCAAATATATGGTGTTAAATTCTTCCAAGAATTTTCAGCCAACGCATAGCTATTTGTATTTTTATTTACGATACTCAAAATTTGACTTTGAAGATCAGATGGATTGTCTATCAAGCTAGATTCCATAAAGCCTTTTTCGTGAACCGTATCCAAGAACCATTCCTTTAAATCACCCTGCATCCAATCAACTATTGGAGAGTTAAATCCAATCTTAGACTTTCTCCATGTTATCTCTTTTGGCATATAAGGATCTATGGCATCTCTTATGAGCTTTTTTGTATAGCCATTTCCAAATTTACTAGAATACGGCAAAGAGGTTACAAAAGAGACGATCCTGTGATCCATAAAAGGCATCCTTATCTCTACGCTATTTGTCATAGAATACCTATCATAATTCCTAAGCAAGGTTGGCAATATTGTTTCATGAAAAATTATATATAGTTGCTGAGAAAAGCTATCAAGTTTTTTAAAATTTTTATGGTTGGCATCTTTTGACCTAATTTCTTTTCCAAAAATTATTTTTGCTATTTTCTTTATCATAAATTTAACATATATATTAAAATTACTATTCCTATCAAACTGTGTTCCATTACCCAATGTCTCTTGATAGGTATTAAGTATGTCAATACTATTTTTTATCGAAAATTTACTATTCCATAAGGCTTCAACTAAATGTCCATAGCCACTAAAAAGCTCATCTGCTCCATGCCCATCTAATGTCACTGTCGTTCCATGTTTTTTTACAGCTCCATATGTAGCCATCATTGGTATCGGGCTAGTTATATATAAATCCTCAAACATATAAAAATATTTTTCTAGGTTATCCCAATACTTAAGAGGCTCAATGTTTATATAGGTAGCTTCAATTCCTATATGATCAACAACCATTTTTGCAAAATGTGATTCATCAAGTGGAGTACCTGGAAAAGATGCAACAAAAGCATGTTGCCAGTCATTCTTGCCATAATCAACATAAGATTTTGATAGATGAGCCATAGCTGAAATAGTTGCACTACTATCAAGCCCTCCACTAAGGGCTGTTCCTATGGATACATCTGCTCTCATCCTAATCTTACAGGCGTCTAAAAACAATTCCCTAAATCGCTCTACTTGAGCATCATATGTTTTTGGTGGCTCCACAATATTATCAAGCGTGTTCCAATATCTTTTTATTTTTAAATTTCCATTTTTATAAATTCCATTATGTCCAAACGGAAATCTTTTAATTCCATCTATCAAACATTTTTCAGTTGCTTCATATGAAAAAATATTATCTTTCATCCAGTGAAAATCTTGTGATGGTCTTATTTCTTTTAAAAATGGATAGATGGCCTTCATTTCTGAGGCAAATATAAATTTACCATCAGTTGAGGCATAAAAAAGTGGTTTTTTACCAAATCTATCTCTGGATAAAAAAAGCTCTTTTTTTTGATTATCCCATATAGCAAAAGCCCACATTCCATTAAATTTTAAGACACACTCTTCACCCCACTCTATATAAGAATAAAGCAAAACTTCTGTATCCGATGATGAACAAAATGCATGCCCTTTTGCTTCTAACTCTTTCTTAATTTCCAAAAAATTATATATCTCACCATTAAAAATTACACAGTATCTTTTTGTTTTATCATACATTGGCTGATGAGCGCCATCTGACAAATCCACAATAGCCAGTCTTCTATGTCCCAATGTAATACTATTTTCAATTGTTTCTATCCCAAAACCATCAGGACCCCTATGCTCTAATCTATTTAACGCACTTTTAAATTTAGTTTCATTTGAAGATGGTATCGTTCCTAATATTCCACACATATACTTTTACAGATCCTTCATATAATTATCTTATAAACCAATACAAATATTAAACTACAAGTCTATAAAAGCTTATCTTTTTTAAAACTATTGTTTACAAAAAATACAGTATTAACAGTCTTTGCAAAGATAGAATAGCCATATTGCCTTAAATAATCAGCTATTTTATTGTTTTCAATTTCACTAAAGCTATTTCCTAGAATTTCTATCAAAACTATTTTTGGTTTGTATTTTTCAAAGTTATTTGATCTTAATACCATAAGATCCAATCCTTCAACATCTACCGATAAAAAGTCTATATCCTGGTTTTTTGGCAAATTTCTATCAAGAATATCCTCAAGTGTTGTAGTTTCAATATCTTTTGTAAATTTTATAAAATAATTTTCCTTTTCATACTCTACTGCCAACTCCTTTGAAAAAGTATTTAAAGCAGGTTCATTAAAGGCATAGTAAGTTAAAATTTGTTTTTTATCAGATATTGGCCTTTCTATATTTATATCTCTTGGACGAAATTTATCAAAAGCAATCATACTGCCGGGCATGGCATCTATATTAATACCTCTCCATCCTTTTTTATAAAAATAATATGTATTTGAAAAACGCTTGGGATGATGGGCACCCACATCTACATAAAAACCAAATTTCTGTCCTCCAAACAACCTTCTCAAAATCATATCTTCACCCTCTTGGGAATATGACTTTGTGGTATATCCATCTAAATTATTATTTCTAAACTCGATAATCTTTTCTTTTACTATTTTTGGCAAAAATTTTTTACATATTTTTTGTAGTGACATTTATTCTCCACTCTGTTTAATGGCCGATATAGAAAAAATAGGCTGTATGTTGTCAATTGGTTTAAATCTAAAATTTCTTGTTATAAATACGGAAGTCGTCCAAGTATAATCATTTATAGGTCCAAAACCATGAAAATCTATCTCTATAAGATCTAATTTTTCTCTTAAATATTTTGATGTTTCCCTAAACCAATCAGAATTATCCAGTATAACAATACTGCCCTCCATTGACTCTCTATTTAAATGTTGCTCAATTATTTTTGAACATTCCAGTCTTCTGATACCATCTATTATAATTACATCAAATTTTTTATCAAAATCCAGTATAGATTTTTCATAATCTTCACTGTTCTCCCTATATAGTAAGGTCTGGTTGTCATTGAGACTAGAATTTACTTTTTCAAACCATTCTTTATCGTGCTCAACAGAAATCACACATTTAGCTTTTTTGGCCCAATAAGCCGATGAATTACCACTTCCGAATTCAAAAATTGATTTTTCAGAAAAATCAAAAGTGTTTAAGAATTCTACAGCTGGATACGTATACCAAGGTATTTTATTTCCATAAATATCTATACAGTCCCATTTTTTTATGGTGTTATATTGAGAATAGTCATAAGCCAATACCTTAAAATTATGAAATTGTTTTTTAATTCGTACAGGAATAAATTTCCCCACTATCTTTCTAATCACCATATTCTCCTTGGATTAATTGTATTTAGTTTCATAAAAAAAATTCTTCTTAATTTGTAACTAGCAAAATCAAACATAAAACCAGCAATCATATAGCTAACCAGTGTTGCTATAGCAACACCTTTAATTCCAAATTTTGTAATTAATAATAAATTTAAAAATATATTTGTAACCATTCCACAAAAAGTTCTCCAAAAAGCTAATAATTGTAAATTTTCAGCAATAAACCATTGGCCACTAGCAACCCCTAAAAAGACAAATATACTTGCCCAAATATGTATTGTCAATACACTTGCTGCCTGATTATATTGTTCACCATAAAGCATATTTACTATAATATCAGATAAAAAAGTCATTGGTAGTGCTATTGCAATGGCTATCCATACAACAAGGTCAAAAAGCTTTTGAAGCCTACTATAGTATAACTCTTCACTCTGCTTTCTTGCGTTTACTACTGCAGGAAATAAACTGGATACAAGAATAGTGGGTATAAAGTACCAAATTTCACTTAATCTAGTTGCAGCTGCATATTGTCCAACAGCTTCATTTCCTAGTATCTCTTGAATCATAACCTGATCTATTTTCATATATATAGATATTACAACTCCGCTTAAAATAAGTGGCCAGCTATCTTTTAGGAGGGATATGGCAATAGTCTTATTAAATTTTATTTTTTTTATCTCACAAGTTGAATATTTTAGAAAAAAATAAATAAAACCCATAGCCAAAACTACACTATCAAATAGAATAGCCCACGCAAAAGCTACAAGCGGAGCGTTAATCAAAATGAGTGTAATCTTTACTATACTACTTATAAAAAGAGAGATGATATTAGAAAATACTGCATATTTTGATAAAACTTTTGATTGGAAATACATATCAACCACATTGAATGATTGAAATATAGTAGCACTAGCTATAATAAATACTAGTAAATTTGTATATCTATTATTTGAAGTAAACTGGGTAGCAATTACTAAAACCAATAGTGTTACAACAGCACCCATGAGCTTAAGATAAAAAGCTGTACCTATCAGCTCGGTTGCTTTACTTTCATCTTTTACTATCTCTCGCACCACTATACCATCTAGTCCGAGTGTGGCAATGGCAGCAAAAAGTCCTACAAAACTTTGGGCATATGAAAAAAGCCCAAATCTCTCAGGCCCTAAATATCTAGTCACCCAAATTCCTACAAAAAGTCCAACTAACATACGGAGTATTTTTTCAAAAAAAAGCCATGATGTATTTTTAAAATACTTCATAAAGCCTTGATGATTTTTTAATGATATTATTTTATCTATCATTTATTTCCAAATACCACTCATAAAGCGCCTTTATTCCATCTTCAAGCTCTACTTTATGCTTCCAGCCAAGAAAGTGGAGCTTAGAAGGGTCTGTTAGTTTTAGCATCGTGCCATCAGGCTTACTATCATTAAAATATAGCTCGCCTTTAAAGCAAATTATATTTTTAACCAAATTTGCTAGCTCTTTTATAGAGATATCTTTGCCAGTTCCTATATTTATATGCGTATTTCTTATCTCTTTGCTATTTTTGTCATGAGTATCTTTAAAGTCTCTATTTTCTAGCAAAAATACGCAAGCATCAGCCATATCTTCTGAATATAGAAACTCTCGTCTAGGCTCTCCTGTGCCCCAAATTTCTACTCTGTCTTTTGAAATACCAAATTTACTAAGATAAGCCATAGCTTCATTTAGATCTTTTACTTTTAGATCTTTTATCACTGCATCAAATTTTTCTTCGCTTAAAAGTTTTGCTAGGTGTATCTTTCTTATAAGCGCCGGCAACACATGTGAGGTTTCTAGATCAAAGTTATCATTTGGACCATATAAATTTGTAGGCATAACAGATATAAAATTTGTACTGTACTGCAGATTATAGCTCTCACACATCTTCATCCCGGCTATTTTAGCGATCGCATATGGCTCATTTGTGTATTCAAGTGGAGATGTCAAAAGTGCATCTTCACTCATTGGTTGTGGAGCATTTTTAGGATATATACAAGTACTTCCCAGAAATAATAGTTTTTTTACCTTATGTACATAGCTTTGGTGGATCACATTATTTTGAATTTGTAAATTTTCATATATAAAATCAGCCCTATAAGTGCTATTGGCCACTATTCCACCGACCTTTGCAGCAGCTAGCACCACGTACTCAGGCTTTTCTTTTTCAAAAAACTCACAAACTGCCTTTTGATCTATAAGTTCAAGCTCGCTATGAGTTCTTGTGATTATATTTTCATAGCCCTTTGATTTTAAATTTTTCACTATAGCAGAGCCTACTAGACCCTTGTGTCCTGCTACATAAATTTTGCTATTTTTATCCATTTTTTACTCAAAATAGCTCATTATCTCATATCCGCCATCTTTTAGATAGACATCTTTTGTCATGAGCTTTAAGTCCGATTTCATCATATCATTTACTAGATCTTGAAGATTAAATTCCCTCTTCCAGCCTAGTTTTTTCTCTGCTTTACTCGGATCTCCAAGTAGCAAATCAACCTCCGTTGGTCTAAAATATCTTGGATCTACGCAAACCACAGTTTGTCCGATACTTAAATGTGATATATCTAAATTTAATTCTTTTGCTTTTTCAAAATTTAGTGAGTCAACGACTCCTACCTCATCTACGCCAACCCCTTCAAATCTCAAATTTATGCCAGCATAAGCAAATGCAAATTTTACAAAATCTCTAACTGCTGTTGTTTGTCCAGTTGCTATCACCCAGTCTTCTGGCTCTGGGGCTTGTAGTATCATCCACATCATCTTTACATAATCTTTTGCATGACCCCAGTCTCTTTTGGCGTCTAAATTTCCAAGGTAAAGCTTGTCTTGAAGCCCAAGCGCTATCTTACTAGCTGCCCTTGTGATCTTTCTAGTTACAAATGTCTCACCTCTAACTGGTGATTCGTGATTAAATAATATGCCATTACAAGCAAAAATACCATAAGCCTCTCTATAATTAACCGTTATCCAGTATGCATACATCTTTGCGACTGCATAAGGGCTTCTTGGATAAAATGGTGTAGTCTCACTTTGCGGTGTCTCTTGTACTTTTCCGTAGAGCTCAGAGGTAGATGCCTGATAAATTTTAGTTTTTTTCTCAAGCCCTAGTATCCTTATAGCTTCAAGTAGTCTAAGAGTGCCTGTGCCATCAGCATTTGCGACATATTCTGGAGTTTCAAAGCTTACATGCACGTGGCTCATGGCAGCTAGGTTATAAATTTCATCCGGCTGTACTTCTTGGATGATCCTTGTTAAATTCATAGAGTCCGTCATATCACCATAATGTAAGAAAAAATTTCTATTATCAACGTGTGGATCTTGGTAAAGATGATCTATCCTATCTGTATTAAAAAGACTCGTTCGCCTTTTTACACCATGGACTACATAGCCCTTTTTTAGTAAAAATTCCGCTAAATACGATCCATCTTGACCAGTTATACCAGTTATTAATGCTACTTTTTTATCCATAAATCACCTTTTAAAATCATCGTCTAGGCGAATTATATCATCTTCACCTGTATATTCACCGACCTGAGCTTCTATCAAAACCACAGGAATTTTTCCTTCATTAGACAGCCTATGAACTTCGCCCATTTTTATATAGATAGACTCATTAGGACAAACGAGTCTAGTTGTCTCACCTATCGTAACAGTGGCACTACCTGATAGTACTATCCAGTGCTCATTTCTATGAAAATGCTTTTGTAAGGATAGCCTTTTGCCAGGTTTTACCTCTATTATCTTTATCTTATAACCATCTTGATTTTCAAGGACAGTGTAGCTTCCCCAAGGCCTATTTGTCGTAACATGGGCATTGCAAAGCTCAGAGCTCTCCTCTTTTAAAATTTCCACGACATTTTTTACTTTTTGGCTAGAGGACTTTTTAGATATCAAAAGAGCATCTTTTGTATCAACAACAGTTAGATCATCGACATCTATTAAGGCTATTTTTTTGCCACTAGATAAAACTAGATTGTTGTGAGAATTTATCTGTAAAAGATCACTATTTATTGTATTGCCATTTATATCTTTTGGTAGCTGCTCATCCAAACTATCAAAGCTTCCAAGATCACTCCAAGGTGCATCTAAAGCTACCATTTTTACAATACCAGACTTTTCCATCACAGCATAGTCTATACTATTTTGTGGGATATTTTGCATATCGGTAGTGTCTATTTTAATATCAAATTCGTCTTTTTTTGCATTATCAAAAGCTACTTTACATGCTTCAAGTATCTCAGGAGCAAAAATTTTCATCTGATCCAAGAAAACGCCTGCCTTAAAGACAAACATACCTGAATTCCAGTAGAAATTTTGATCTTTTAGAAATTTCACCGCTCTTTCATAGTCTGGCTTTTCATAAAAAGCCTTCACATCACCATTATAGCTCTCTATATATCCAAATCCCGTCTCAGGCGACCTTGGCTTTATACCAAAAGTAACCAAGAAATTTTGCTCTGCCAGCTCCTTTGCGGCTTTTACGCTTGTGTGATATGCTTTAATATCCTTTATCAAATGATCCGATGGCGTTACTAAAACAATCTCATTTGGATCAAGTGCAAGGCAAGCTAATGTGATCGCTGGTGCAGTATTTCTACCAACTGGCTCAAGCAGATATTTAAAATTTGTAATATTTAAATTTTCTATCTGATCCATCGCCAAGTAGTAATGATCGAT
Protein-coding regions in this window:
- a CDS encoding glycosyltransferase family 2 protein, translating into MRKNNNRKDNFNMNYLEASNNKPMISIITVVFNGEKYLEQTIKSIINQTYKNFEYIIIDGGSTDGTLEIIKKYEDKISYWISEKDKGISDAFNKGVMAAKGDYINFQGDGDGFLSSETLEEIFKDIKAGELSIISTRIQRVDEDGNEIYRSKFVKNFDKRSLLFRMSLPHQGLFVPRSYFEKYGLFDLNNKFCMDYEHLLRSYRNFPSVITKDIVSARWRDDGIGNGRTLEIFKEYDKIKRDNKVASALVLDLIKYWILFKYYVKRFIGRS
- a CDS encoding glycosyltransferase family 4 protein — its product is MIKVGFIGSVSKEWMGGLNYFKNLLFAINSVEKKELEVFVFVGKKIDIETKRMFQEYATVIEDSVFDRKSIKWFLSKIEKKIFKTNILLENILKKHNIQILSHAAITNLKNVKTINWIPDFQHIHLPQMFSEKEIRNRNNDFLKLIRDSDLIVLSSFDALKDMKKFAPNYEDKARVLQFVSQPNSRYFELGEHDKSLLLQKYEIKDDFFYIPNQFWKHKNHMMIFEAISELKKDGIEINIVCTGYLGDYRNKTYIDDTREFIKSNNLEDNIKLLGLVDYEDVFALIKFSKAVINPSLFEGWSSTVEECKSVGKNMILSDLDVHKEQYPNAAFFKRDSIESLKEVLKFYKIENESNVEPLEARTKKFANIYVSVCKEVLKMNEKK
- a CDS encoding NAD-dependent epimerase/dehydratase family protein yields the protein MKKILITGAKGFLGSSIANHFKALGYQTYGIGHGGLSIEESKEIGLDYWKKDDVSIKSILEFEQVFDVIVHCGGSGSVGFSVKCPYEDFKKTVNGTLEVLEYMRVYNNNSHLIYPSSPAVQGECEDKPIVEEYFGRPVSPYGYHKKIAEDLCQSYSEKFDLNISIVRLFSVYGNGLKKQLLWDACQKILDSSNEAVFWGTGKETRDFIHISDVLRLVDMLLKKDEKFYIINGGTGVKHTIKDVVEMIRNLVNPNINIKFNNQENVGNPIYYWADTHKLEKNGFKADKNLKQEIINYVEWIKGLDD
- a CDS encoding class I SAM-dependent methyltransferase, which produces MNCKICNGLAKKFDHGFILNKYHINYFQCEKCGFVQTENPYWLKESYSDAISVSDTGVIARNIIFSKIATFVMSSCVNTKCDFLDYGGGYGIFTRMMRDNGFNFYWYDKYAINLVARGFEGSISDKKYEAVTSFENFEHFENPIEEIEKIFSLTDFVLLSTELVTVPAPSTNNWWYYCLEHGQHISIFSNKTLEYIAKKYGYNLISNGRNLHIFSKKKLNNRIFLLEKIIRKLKLENFFKKKPKTDSDMNMMIEKMKMV
- a CDS encoding glycosyltransferase, which gives rise to MQQIDIKSYNLAPIVLFVYNRLDHTKQTIEALQKNKFANKSDLFIYSDAAKNEESKQKVAEVREYIKSINGFKNITIIEREKNYGLANSIIDGVTKIVNEYGKIIVLEDDLITSPNFLKFINEALEIYKNEGKVYSVTGYSFTDNISDIESSYFLKLTSSWSWGTWADRWQKFKRDKRDLEQIISSSKQEKNLFNFDDSYDCVSMAKTQIDGKIDSWAIYWYLCVFKQKGLTLYPAKKLVKNIGFDGSGTHCSFSEHEDELVNFYPSFTKDIVEKTINRNVVSSILREKNKISIKRKIINKLKKYLSQKQKQILLILFSKVKLLFHKKDIGKNTYIDKTVNVFGWESVGIGSNTLIGEWSWLNVNGRIKNFKHIKIGNYCYLGRRNLLSSSKKLIISDYVMTSNDCKFLGSNHIYKDPMEPYIATGTTNGDTLKIGANVWIGAGVIVLGAVSVGHGSIIGAGSVVTKDIPPFSIAVGNPCKVIKRFDFKINQWCRVENFDTNLEKFMPSEEEYLKILQKNKPNINMPIMAATSRYGDLI
- the asnB gene encoding asparagine synthase (glutamine-hydrolyzing), coding for MCGILGTIPSSNETKFKSALNRLEHRGPDGFGIETIENSITLGHRRLAIVDLSDGAHQPMYDKTKRYCVIFNGEIYNFLEIKKELEAKGHAFCSSSDTEVLLYSYIEWGEECVLKFNGMWAFAIWDNQKKELFLSRDRFGKKPLFYASTDGKFIFASEMKAIYPFLKEIRPSQDFHWMKDNIFSYEATEKCLIDGIKRFPFGHNGIYKNGNLKIKRYWNTLDNIVEPPKTYDAQVERFRELFLDACKIRMRADVSIGTALSGGLDSSATISAMAHLSKSYVDYGKNDWQHAFVASFPGTPLDESHFAKMVVDHIGIEATYINIEPLKYWDNLEKYFYMFEDLYITSPIPMMATYGAVKKHGTTVTLDGHGADELFSGYGHLVEALWNSKFSIKNSIDILNTYQETLGNGTQFDRNSNFNIYVKFMIKKIAKIIFGKEIRSKDANHKNFKKLDSFSQQLYIIFHETILPTLLRNYDRYSMTNSVEIRMPFMDHRIVSFVTSLPYSSKFGNGYTKKLIRDAIDPYMPKEITWRKSKIGFNSPIVDWMQGDLKEWFLDTVHEKGFMESSLIDNPSDLQSQILSIVNKNTNSYALAENSWKNLTPYIWEKAIKKFGAGNNATN